From one Culex quinquefasciatus strain JHB chromosome 3, VPISU_Cqui_1.0_pri_paternal, whole genome shotgun sequence genomic stretch:
- the LOC6054516 gene encoding LOW QUALITY PROTEIN: pyridoxal kinase (The sequence of the model RefSeq protein was modified relative to this genomic sequence to represent the inferred CDS: inserted 1 base in 1 codon), producing the protein MAPTGINRVLSIQSHVVHGYVGNKSAVFPLQVLGFEVDNINSVQFSNHTGYSGGFKGQVLNENQLAEVFSGLEDNDLXPLYTHLLTGYVGNPAFLREIANIVKKLRSANPALVYVCDPVMGDDGVMYVPKELLPIYRDEIVPLADIVTPNQFEVELLTGKSVKSEQDAWDAIEWFHAKGVKTVAISSSELGGSNSLLAIVSHKEGQRSQRCRMVIPKQGNGIRFTGTGDLFASLFLAHSALTGFDMCATLERTIASLQAVISKTLTFVPEEVKSGKVAVTSAQRELKIVQSKAEIEHPNVTIKCSKV; encoded by the exons ATGGCGCCAACCGGAATAAATCGTGTGCTTTCTATCCAGAGCCATGTCGTCCATGGGTACGTTGGCAACAAGAGTGCAGTTTTCCCACTTCAG GTGCTCGGCTTCGAAGTGGACAACATCAATTCGGTGCAGTTTTCAAATCATACTGGCTACAGCGGTGGCTTCAAAGGCCAAGTACTGAACGAGAACCAGCTCGCCGAAGTATTTTCCGGACTGGAGGATAACGACC CTCCGCTGTACACGCATCTACTCACCGGGTACGTCGGCAATCCGGCATTTCTGCGCGAGATAGCCAACATTGTAAAGAAATTGCGGTCGGCCAATCCGGCGCTTGTCTATG TGTGCGATCCTGTCATGGGCGACGATGGCGTTATGTACGTGCCCAAGGAACTGCTGCCCATCTACCGGGACGAAATTGTACCGCTGGCGGACATCGTTACGCCAAACCAGTTTGAAGTCGAACTTCTCACAGGGAAATCCGTCAAATCGGAACAGGACGCTTGGGATGCCATTGAATGGTTCCACGCCAAGGGCGTCAAAACAGTAGCCATTTCGTCATCCGAACTTGGTGGCTCCAACTCCCTGCTAGCGATCGTCAGCCACAAAGAGGGCCAGCGCAGCCAACGCTGTCGAATGGTCATTCCAAAGCAAGGCAACGGAATCCGGTTCACGGGAACGGGTGACCTATTTGCGTCCCTCTTCCTGGCACACTCGGCACTCACCGGCTTCGATATGTGTGCGACGCTTGAGCGAACCATCGCGAGTCTGCAGGCCGTAATCAGCAAAACGTTAACCTTTGTTCCGGAGGAAGTAAAGTCCGGCAAGGTTGCGGTTACGTCGGCACAACGCGAACTCAAGATCGTTCAAAGCAAGGCGGAAATTGAGCATCCCAACGTTACGATCAAATGTAGTAAGGTTTGA